The following proteins are encoded in a genomic region of Arachis stenosperma cultivar V10309 chromosome 4, arast.V10309.gnm1.PFL2, whole genome shotgun sequence:
- the LOC130976821 gene encoding chaperone protein dnaJ GFA2, mitochondrial-like, with protein MVRSNGVRLLHWAARRSLCDSKDSVYQAVFQRGYRVLNSGLCNPAKTFGSCGPVGDGLNLKNWLLLGGAANTYYLGSSRTIHGSASLSRDYYDVLGVSRNASSSDIKKAYYGLAKKLHPDTNKSDPEAEKKFQEVTIAYEVLRDEEKRQQYDQVGHDAYVNQQSTGFGGGQSGFNPFEQIFRDHDFVKSFFHQNLGGEDIKTLIEISFMEAVQGCTKTMTLPADVVCNTCGGTGVPPGTRPETCKRCKGSGMTYVQAGIFRMESTCGSCKGTGKIVSEFCKSCRGAKVIRGTKTVKLDIMPGIDTNETIRVCGSGGADPDGGQPGDLYVTIKVREDPVFRREGSDIHVDAVLSITQAILGGSIQVPTLTGDVVLKVRPGTQPGQKVVLKNKGIKTKNSYTFGNQYVHFNVSIPTNLTPRQRELIEEFAKEEQEESDKRRTASASG; from the exons ATGGTTCGCTCCAATGGCGTCAGGCTTCTTCACTGGGCTGCTCGTCGATCACTCTGTGATTCCAAGGATTCC GTATATCAAGCAGTGTTTCAAAGGGGCTATAGGGTACTGAATTCAGGGCTTTGCAATCCAGCCAAAACTTTTGGAAGTTGTGGTCCAG TTGGAGACGGTTTAAATTTGAAGAACTGGTTGCTACTGGGAGGAGCGGCAAATACCTACTATTTGGGGTCGTCTAGAACAATTCATGGCTCTG CTTCATTGTCTAGAGACTATTATGATGTTCTTGGTGTGAGTAGGAATGCAAGTTCTTCTGATATAAAGAAGGCTTACTATGGG CTAGCAAAGAAGCTCCATCCAGATACAAACAAAAGTGATCCTGAGGCTGAAAAGAAGTTTCAAGAAGTTACTATTGCATATGAG GTGTTGAGGGATGAAGAAAAGCGTCAACAGTATGATCAG GTTGGCCATGATGCCTATGTGAACCAACAGTCTACTGGTTTTGGAGGAGGCCAGAGTGGCTTTAATCCATTTGAGCAGATATTCCGTGATCAT GATTTTGTCAAGAGCTTCTTCCATCAGAATCTTGGTGGCGAGGATATCAAG ACTTTGATTGAAATATCCTTTATGGAAGCTGTCCAAGGGTGCACCAAAACCATGACACTTCCAGCAGATGTTGTGTGTAATACCTGTG GTGGGACTGGTGTTCCTCCTGGTACAAGACCTGAAACCTGTAAAAGATGTAAGGGGTCAGGGATG ACATATGTACAAGCTGGCATATTTAGGATGGAGAGTACTTGTGGTTCGTGTAAGGGAACTGGAAAAATTGTATCG GAGTTTTGCAAGTCTTGCAGGGGTGCGAAGGTTATCAGAGGAACAAAGACTGTCAAGTTGGATATTATGCCCG GGATTGACACCAATGAGACCATTAGGGTTTGTGGAAGCGGTGGAGCAGATCCTGATGGAGGTCAACCTGGAGATCTTTATGTTACTATTAAG GTTCGGGAAGACCCTGTTTTCCGTAGAGAAGGATCTGACATTCATGTTGATGCTGTTTTAAGTATCACACAG GCAATTTTAGGGGGAAGCATTCAGGTTCCAACCCTTACTGGAGATGTTGTTCTTAAG GTTCGGCCTGGCACTCAACCTGGTCAAaaagtggttttgaaaaataaag GGATCAAGACAAAGAATTCTTACACATTTGGCAATCAATATGTTCATTTTAATGTCAGCATTCCAAC AAACCTAACACCGAGACAGCGGGAATTGATTGAAGAGTTCGCTAAGGAAGAGCAAGAGGAATCCGATAAACGCAGAACTGCATCAGCTTCTGGCTGA